A single window of Haliotis asinina isolate JCU_RB_2024 chromosome 5, JCU_Hal_asi_v2, whole genome shotgun sequence DNA harbors:
- the LOC137283927 gene encoding mucin-22-like — protein sequence MVWVSLTGEDMAWVSLTGDDMAWVSLTGEDMAWVSLTGDDMVWVSLTGEDMAWVSLTGDDMVWVSLTGEDMAWVSLTGDDMAWVSLTGEDMAWVSLTGDDMVWVSLTGEDMAWVSLTGEDMAWVSLTGDDMAWVSLTGDDMAWVSLTGEDMAWVSLTGEDMAWVSLTGDDMAWVSLTGDDMAWVSQTG from the coding sequence ATGGTTTGGGTATCACTGACTGGGGAGGACATGGCTTGGGTATCACTGACTGGGGACGACATGGCATGGGTATCACTGACTGGGGAGGACATGGCTTGGGTATCACTGACTGGGGACGACATGGTTTGGGTATCACTGACTGGGGAGGACATGGCTTGGGTATCACTGACTGGGGACGACATGGTTTGGGTATCACTGACTGGGGAGGACATGGCTTGGGTATCACTGACTGGGGACGACATGGCTTGGGTATCACTGACTGGGGAGGACATGGCTTGGGTATCACTGACTGGGGACGACATGGTTTGGGTATCACTGACTGGGGAGGACATGGCTTGGGTATCACTGACTGGGGAGGACATGGCTTGGGTATCACTGACTGGGGACGACATGGCTTGGGTATCACTGACTGGGGACGACATGGCTTGGGTATCACTGACTGGGGAGGACATGGCTTGGGTATCACTGACTGGGGAGGACATGGCTTGGGTATCACTGACTGGGGACGACATGGCTTGGGTATCACTGACTGGGGACGACATGGCTTGGGTATCACAGACTGGGTAG
- the LOC137283928 gene encoding putative uncharacterized protein FLJ45035 — MSSPVSDTQAMSSPVSDTQTMSSPVSDTQAMSSPVSDTQAMSSPVSDTQAMSSPVSDTQAMSSPASDTQAMSSRIRDTQAMSSPIRDTQVMSSPIRDAQAMSFPISDTQAMSSPVSDTEAMSSPASDTQTMSSADSDVYMSYQVMCYDMSW; from the coding sequence ATGTCGTCCCCAGTCAGTGATACCCAAGCCATGTCCTCCCCAGTCAGTGATACCCAAACCATGTCGTCCCCAGTCAGTGATACCCAAGCCATGTCCTCCCCAGTCAGTGATACCCAAGCCATGTCCTCCCCAGTCAGCGATACCCAAGCCATGTCCTCCCCAGTCAGTGATACCCAAGCCATGTCCTCCCCAGCCAGTGATACCCAAGCCATGTCTTCCAGAATCCGTGATACCCAAGCCATGTCCTCCCCAATCCGTGATACCCAAGTCATGTCCTCCCCAATCCGTGATGCCCAAGCCATGTCCTTCCCAATCAGTGATACCCAAGCCATGTCCTCCCCAGTCAGTGATACAGAAGCCATGTCCTCCCCAGCCAGTGATACCCAAACCATGTCCTCCGCAGACAGTGATGTCTATATGTCCTACCAAGTCATGTGTTATGAcatgtcatggtga